Proteins encoded in a region of the Neodiprion lecontei isolate iyNeoLeco1 chromosome 5, iyNeoLeco1.1, whole genome shotgun sequence genome:
- the LOC107217656 gene encoding uncharacterized protein LOC107217656 isoform X2, which yields MRQWSVSIPTPRATHSSKRNATQPNAMYPQVTSQAQILTSLIALLLGAITCVASRSIRPDNFIIGNTELPPSKPVVYELDEDTEDKLLVNNDQGSSQGGDYYSRSGLMFNMPIAVAILFSLYCRPKKLNPVDVVRILKLDEPIKK from the exons ATGCGCCAGTGGTCAGTTTCGATTCCGACACCGCGAGCCACGCACTCGTCGAaacgcaacgcaacgcaacCCAACGCGATGTACCCTCAAGTCACCAGCCAAGCTCAGATTCTGACGTCACTCATCGCGCTGCTCCTCGGCGCCATTACGTGTGTCGCCTCAAG AAGCATCCGGCCGGACAATTTCATCATCGGTAACACCGAGCTACCACCATCAAAGCCCGTCGTGTACGAGCTTGACGAAG ATACGGAAGATAAATTACTCGTAAACAATGATCAAGGCTCGAGCCAGGGAGGAGATTATTACTCGAGATCTGGTCTAATGTTCAACATGCCGATAGCGGTGGCCATCTTGTTTT CACTTTACTGTAGACCGAAAAAGCTGAACCCTGTCGACGTGGTGCGAATTTTGAAACTGGACGAACCGATAAAAAAGTGA
- the LOC107217656 gene encoding uncharacterized protein LOC107217656 isoform X1, whose protein sequence is MRQWSVSIPTPRATHSSKRNATQPNAMYPQVTSQAQILTSLIALLLGAITCVASRSIRPDNFIIGNTELPPSKPVVYELDEDTEDKLLVNNDQGSSQGGDYYSRSGLMFNMPIAVAILFSVILLICCFCCLRCAVDYEGYKKTLYCRPKKLNPVDVVRILKLDEPIKK, encoded by the exons ATGCGCCAGTGGTCAGTTTCGATTCCGACACCGCGAGCCACGCACTCGTCGAaacgcaacgcaacgcaacCCAACGCGATGTACCCTCAAGTCACCAGCCAAGCTCAGATTCTGACGTCACTCATCGCGCTGCTCCTCGGCGCCATTACGTGTGTCGCCTCAAG AAGCATCCGGCCGGACAATTTCATCATCGGTAACACCGAGCTACCACCATCAAAGCCCGTCGTGTACGAGCTTGACGAAG ATACGGAAGATAAATTACTCGTAAACAATGATCAAGGCTCGAGCCAGGGAGGAGATTATTACTCGAGATCTGGTCTAATGTTCAACATGCCGATAGCGGTGGCCATCTTGTTTT CCGTGATTCTACTGATTTGTTGCTTTTGCTGCCTCCGATGCGCCGTCGACTACGAGggttataaaaaaa CACTTTACTGTAGACCGAAAAAGCTGAACCCTGTCGACGTGGTGCGAATTTTGAAACTGGACGAACCGATAAAAAAGTGA